One window of the Anguilla rostrata isolate EN2019 chromosome 13, ASM1855537v3, whole genome shotgun sequence genome contains the following:
- the cers5 gene encoding ceramide synthase 5 isoform X2: MLRLPAQVGRRAQPHAVLEKVFTSITKCPDSRHLDGLSKQLDWEVRKVQRWFRRRRNQDKPSTLTKFCESMWRFTFYLCIFTYGLHFLRQSTWMWDTRQCWYNYPYQVLSPGLYYFYVIELGFYWSLVFSQFTDIKRKDFLIMFIHHLATVGLISFSYVNNMVRVGTLVMCVHDASDFLLEAAKLANYARYQRLCDSLFVFFGVVFFGTRLIIFPFWILNTTLFESWEIIGPYPSWWLFNGLLLVLQALHVIWSYLIARIAFKAIVRGKVSKDDRSDIESSSEDEAETAKDKAKLAARSSPPSPPKGENGTNGHLAAAAWAQDRW, translated from the exons ATGCTGCGGCTCCCCGCCCAGGTGGGCCGGAGAGCTCAGCCCCACGCTGTTCTGGAGAAAGTGTTCACGTCCATCACAAAG TGTCCGGACTCCCGGCACCTGGACGGGCTGTCCAAGCAGCTGGACTGGGAGGTGCGCAAGGTCCAGCGGTGGTTCCGGCGGCGGCGTAACCAGGACAAGCCCAGCACCCTGACCAAGTTCTGCGAGAGCAT GTGGCGGTTTACCTTTTATCTGTGCATATTTACCTACGGACTTCACTTCCTCCGGCAG tCCACCTGGATGTGGGACACACGGCAGTGTTGGTACAACTATCCTTACCAG gtgCTCTCTCCTGGTCTGTACTACTTCTACGTGATAGAGCTAGGCTTCTACTGGTCACTGGTCTTCTCCCAGTTCACCGACATCAAACGCAAG GATTTCCTCATCATGTTCATCCATCACCTGGCAACGGTGGGACTCATCAGCTTCTCCTACGTCAACAACATGGTGCGCGTGGGCACGCTCGTCATGTGCGTGCACGACGCCTCCGACTTCCTGCTGGAG GCCGCTAAGCTGGCTAACTACGCGCGGTACCAGCGCCTGTGTGACTCCCTCTTCGTCTTCTTCGGCGTGGTCTTCTTCGGCACGCGGCTcatcattttccctttttg gatCCTCAACACTACGCTGTTTGAGAGCTGGGAGATCATCGGTCCCTACCCCTCCTGGTGGCTCTTCAACGGGCtcctgctggtgctgcaggCCCTGCACGTCATCTGGTCCTACCTCATCGCCCGCATCGCCTTCAAAGCCATAGTGCGCGGGAAG GTATCCAAAGACGACCGGAGCGACATCGAGAGCAGCTCGGAGGACGAAGCCGAAACGGCCAAGGACAAGGCCAAGCTGGCGGCCCGCAGCAGCCCGCCGTCGCCCCCCAAGGGCGAGAACGGGACGAACGGCCACCTCGCCGCCGCGGCCTGGGCGCAGGACCGCTGGTGA